A stretch of the Halomonas sp. BDJS001 genome encodes the following:
- the hpf gene encoding ribosome hibernation-promoting factor, HPF/YfiA family, producing MQVNITGHHVELTDALRDYVNEKLERVERHYDNITTVQVTLSVEKERQQAACTLHAAGADLHAEAMDSDMYAAIDALADKIDRQLVKHKEKAQARAQGAGVR from the coding sequence ATGCAAGTTAATATCACTGGTCATCACGTAGAACTGACTGACGCCTTGCGTGACTATGTCAACGAAAAACTTGAGCGTGTAGAGCGCCACTACGACAATATAACCACGGTGCAAGTCACCTTATCAGTGGAGAAAGAGCGCCAGCAGGCCGCCTGTACGCTGCACGCAGCAGGCGCGGATTTACATGCGGAGGCCATGGACAGTGATATGTACGCCGCTATTGATGCCCTAGCGGACAAAATCGACCGTCAACTCGTTAAACACAAGGAAAAAGCACAAGCTCGCGCCCAAGGCGCAGGCGTGCGTTAA
- a CDS encoding PTS sugar transporter subunit IIA: protein MTLETILPPERVLFDVPGGSKKRVLEFYSTFIAQNIPSLDSQEVFSRLIGRERLGSTGIGNGVAIPHARSPHCTAPIAGFLKLSEAIDFDAIDGDPVDLVFVLLVPEEADDTHLSLLGQVATIMNDANTRQQLRKAASQRELLELITAKIREQSAA, encoded by the coding sequence ATGACGTTGGAAACCATACTCCCCCCGGAGCGCGTTCTGTTCGACGTACCCGGGGGCAGCAAAAAAAGGGTGCTGGAGTTTTACAGCACCTTTATTGCCCAAAATATTCCCAGCCTGGACAGCCAAGAAGTGTTTAGCCGTTTAATCGGCCGTGAGCGCTTAGGCAGTACGGGTATTGGTAACGGTGTGGCTATCCCCCATGCGCGTAGCCCCCACTGCACAGCCCCTATCGCTGGCTTTTTAAAACTGTCAGAAGCGATTGATTTCGACGCTATCGACGGTGACCCGGTAGACCTGGTGTTTGTACTGCTGGTACCCGAAGAAGCGGATGACACGCACCTTTCATTGCTCGGCCAAGTCGCGACCATCATGAATGATGCGAATACACGCCAGCAACTGCGTAAAGCAGCCAGCCAGCGCGAATTACTTGAGCTCATCACTGCCAAAATCCGTGAGCAATCAGCGGCCTAA